One Halalkalicoccus sp. NIPERK01 DNA segment encodes these proteins:
- a CDS encoding YncE family protein, whose amino-acid sequence MDTTRRRFVQVAGSGAAVGLAGCIGDDGGDGDDGHDHDDHDHSHEGEGSGEAVGSEGLIYAFAPDTIAVIDPEAGDVVTEISEEIDGAEWGDTRITSDHSRIFANEGATAQVVVIDTETREIADRVDVGPDPTHIYNPVEGEIWTHSDAEGTFYVIDVESLDVTPVEAGLEGEGHGKLLAHEDLGTTAYATNVIDPAVLVMDLEGRARVDEIPLEGEGGTHYKAYAPETGYAYFQRAGGPGGTAVIDTVTNEVVDALEVSGGMYITPDGTWLGVLGEDEVSFLDVTSEESEIVASVPVEGGPDALRYHEVDGTLYGFTANTLTPDASVIDLDAFEEVDRIEVGDIERPEGAEFLHRSGVAGANYFITPADADGTVAIVDMESMELIAQVEVAPGVDTVQFVGDSGSGHTGQ is encoded by the coding sequence ATGGACACGACACGGCGGCGGTTCGTGCAGGTGGCGGGAAGCGGAGCGGCGGTCGGTCTCGCCGGGTGCATCGGTGACGACGGAGGGGACGGGGACGACGGCCACGACCACGACGATCACGATCACAGCCACGAGGGGGAGGGGAGCGGGGAGGCCGTCGGCAGCGAGGGGTTGATCTACGCGTTCGCGCCCGATACGATCGCGGTCATCGATCCCGAGGCGGGAGACGTCGTAACGGAAATTTCGGAGGAGATCGACGGCGCGGAGTGGGGCGATACACGAATCACGAGCGATCACTCGCGGATCTTCGCCAACGAGGGGGCGACGGCACAGGTGGTAGTGATCGACACGGAGACCCGCGAGATCGCCGACCGCGTGGACGTCGGCCCGGACCCGACCCACATCTACAACCCCGTCGAGGGCGAGATCTGGACCCACTCGGACGCCGAGGGGACCTTCTACGTGATCGACGTGGAATCGCTCGACGTGACGCCTGTCGAAGCCGGCCTCGAAGGCGAGGGTCACGGCAAACTCCTCGCGCACGAGGACCTCGGGACGACCGCCTACGCGACGAACGTGATCGACCCCGCCGTGCTCGTGATGGACCTCGAAGGGCGCGCGCGCGTCGACGAGATCCCCCTCGAGGGCGAGGGCGGCACACACTACAAGGCCTACGCGCCCGAAACCGGCTACGCCTACTTCCAGCGCGCGGGCGGACCGGGCGGGACGGCGGTGATCGACACCGTGACGAACGAGGTCGTCGACGCTCTCGAAGTCAGCGGGGGAATGTACATCACGCCCGACGGGACGTGGCTGGGCGTCCTCGGCGAGGACGAGGTCAGTTTTCTCGACGTGACGAGCGAGGAAAGCGAGATCGTCGCGTCGGTGCCCGTCGAGGGCGGCCCCGACGCGCTCCGATACCACGAGGTCGACGGGACCCTCTATGGCTTTACGGCGAACACGCTGACCCCCGACGCCTCGGTGATCGACCTCGACGCCTTCGAGGAGGTCGATCGGATCGAGGTCGGCGACATCGAGCGCCCGGAGGGGGCCGAGTTCCTCCACCGCTCGGGCGTCGCTGGCGCGAACTACTTCATCACGCCGGCCGACGCAGACGGGACCGTCGCTATCGTCGACATGGAAAGCATGGAGCTCATCGCGCAGGTCGAGGTCGCGCCCGGCGTCGACACCGTTCAGTTCGTCGGCGATTCCGGAAGCGGCCACACCGGTCAATGA